A window of the Molothrus ater isolate BHLD 08-10-18 breed brown headed cowbird chromosome 16, BPBGC_Mater_1.1, whole genome shotgun sequence genome harbors these coding sequences:
- the AIMP2 gene encoding aminoacyl tRNA synthase complex-interacting multifunctional protein 2, whose protein sequence is MPAMYKVRPLHSAAVLAEHLPSCMYPLPNLHRAPGTAAPPQEEADPSLQALESRQEEILKRLYELKSAVDGLSKMIQTPDADFDVTNIIQTDEFSPLSTNGADLDLMLGKDYGALKDVVINANPSLPPLSLLVIHSLLCERYKILSAVHTHSSVKSVPENLLKCFGEQTKKQPRHEYQLGFTLIWKDVPKPQMKFSIQTMCPIEGEGNIARFLFSLFGQKYNAVTSTLIDSWVDTALFQLKEGSSKERGAVLRSMNAALGKSPWLVGSELTLADVVAWSALQQTGTASSAPANVHKWMKSCENLAPFSSVMKLLK, encoded by the exons ATGCCCGCGATGTACAAGGTGCGGCCGCTGCACAGCGCGGCGGTGCTGGCGGAGCACCTGCCCAGCTGCATGTACCCCCTGCCCAACCTGCACCGCGCCCCCGGCACCGCCGCGCCGCCGCAG GAGGAGGCTGACCCATCACTTCAAGCACTTGAATCCCGCCAGGAAGAGATTCTGAAGCGCTTGTATGAACTGAAGAGTGCTGTGGATGGACTCTCCAAGATGATACAAACCCCAGATGCTGACTTTGATGTAACAAATATCATTCAAACTGatgaattttctcctttgtcaACAAATGGAGCAGATTTAGATCTGATGCTTGGAAAG GATTATGGAGCCCTGAAAGATGTTGTCATCAATGCAAATCCTTCTCTACCTCCACTGTCACTGTTAGTGATACACAGTCTGCTTTGTGAACGGTACAAAATATTATCAGCTGTTCACACACATTCATCAGTGAAAAGTGTGCCAGAAAACCTCTTGAAATGCTTTGGAGAGCAGACTAAGAAGCAGCCACGTCATGAGTATCAGTTGGGCTTTACTCTGATTTGGAAAGATG TTCCCAAACCCCAGATGAAGTTCAGCATTCAAACCATGTGCCCCATAGAAGGAGAGGGGAACATCGCTCgatttctcttttccctgtttgGGCAGAAGTACAATGCAGTTACCTCGACTCTGATCGACAGCTGGGTGGACACagccctcttccagctgaaggaaggcagcagcaaggagagaggagcagtGCTGCGCTCCATGAACGCTGCCCTGGGCAAGAGCCCGTGGCTGGTGGGCAGTGAACTGACGCTGGCCGACGTGGTGGCGTGGAGCGCGCTGCAGCAGACGGGCACGGCCAGCAGCGCCCCCGCCAACGTGCACAAGTGGATGAAATCCTGTGAGAATCTGGCACCTTTCAGCTCTGTGATGAAGCTACTCAAGTGA
- the EIF2AK1 gene encoding LOW QUALITY PROTEIN: eukaryotic translation initiation factor 2-alpha kinase 1 (The sequence of the model RefSeq protein was modified relative to this genomic sequence to represent the inferred CDS: inserted 2 bases in 2 codons), translating to MTSLRRPLASGARRRPGRXGGGRRGGGGGGGGSSERLRVTRGPAPPLCRGREPLEGARRPPVRARGSRGLRAVSVPVRRGGDAPLPAADLRYELLPARPRLLGRRFPSRVYPSSPCFISPRPKSGHKRWPGPRSRPRRAGRAPPAAADGIPVPGMXRGGRAAAMRAPVPAIEFPEESPEPRFDDSDVPAELRVANSSQKFVKFTSTIQNQLLLVSLLEHLCHMYTHNPVHSRGLFRILRQTFTRTGLLSPFVFCDEFSTIRLQHNRAVTELMKAANQRVLKGELDNGESLAIGEKEVLFEAQTSRYLNEFEEVARLGSGGYGKVYKVRNKLDGQFYAIKKIKIKKATRRDCMKVLREVKVLAGLQHPNIVGYHTAWMEQVQTVHPKGKTVMELQPLVLEQNNSNDHCHIQSVESGSSIIFADLTSEEKKSCDSTSLKNVNRESVQNVDVRNDFTNSNSKEGEKPNKGELSTELQEGFVNNDNSLSTDMDNHSTWGPHSSLDQGASTESESCSESKSCSEGCSKNEVALCGEFEVEYHLMLHIQMQLCEISLWDWIADRNKRCNKRSEDTSSPYHVVDVRWTMKIFQEVVEGVCYIHSMGVMHRDIKPRNIFLHGSDHQVKIGDFGLACKDLLWDDADQGFLTERINGLTHTSGVGTCLYASPEQLQGSHYDFKSDMYSLGVVLLELFQPFGTEMERTEVLTHLRTGQIPPPFYKKWPTQAKYVKLLTSPRAAERPTAPQLRDSELFHTTDQVISNLQQKVRQQEEEIEKLRETIRQLSEEQDEQTRHGSPV from the exons ATGACGTCCCTCCGCCGGCCTCTTGCATCCGGGGCCCGGCGCCGGCCGGGCA CGGGcggggggaggagaggaggcggcggcggcggcggggggagcAGCGAGCGCCTCCGGGTCACACGGGGACCGGCACCGCCCCTGTGCCGCGGCCGGGAGCCGCTAGAGGGGGCTCGGCGACCCCCGGTCCGGGCGCGGGGCTCACGCGGGCTGCGGGCGGTGTCGGTCCCCGTGCGGAGGGGAGGGGAcgctccgctccccgccgcAGACCTTCGGTACGAGCTCCTGCCCGCCCGTCCCCGCCTCTTGGGCCGAAGGTTCCCCTCTCGGGTTTATCCCTCCAGTCCATGTTTTATCTCTCCGCGCCCAAAGAGCGGCCATAAACGCTGGCCCGGCCCCCGGAGCCGCCCACGGCGGGCCGGGCGGGCCCCGCCGGCTGCAGCGGATGGGATCCCGGTGCCCGGCA TGAGGGGCGGGAGGGCTGCGGCCATGCGGGCGCCGGTGCCCGCCATCGAGTTCCCTGAGGAGAGCCCGGAGCCGCGCTTTGACG ATTCGGATGTGCCGGCGGAGCTGCGAGTTGCAAACAGTTCGCAAAAATTTGTGAAGTTCACGTCGACCATCCAGAACCAGCTGCTGCTTGTGTCActgctggagcatctctgccaCATGTACACGCACAACCCCGTTCACTCCAGGGGCTTGTTCCGAA TTCTTCGTCAGACTTTCACGAGAACAGGGTTACTCTCCCCTTTTGTCTTTTGTGATGAATTTAGTACTATAAGACTGCAGCACAACAGAGCTGTTACTGAGCTGATGAAAGCAGCTAATCAACGAGTGCTTAAAGGG GAACTTGATAACGGAGAGTCTCTTGCAATTGG GGAAAAAGAAGTTCTCTTTGAAGCACAGACTTCACGATACTTGAATGAATTTGAGGAGGTTGCGAGGCTAGGAAGTGGAGGATATGGCAAAGTATACAAG GTCAGAAACAAGTTAGATGGTCAGTTCtatgctattaaaaaaattaaaattaagaaggCTACAAGAAGAGATTGCATGAAG GTGCTCCGAGAAGTCAAagtgctggctgggctgcagcatcccaaTATTGTAGGCTATCACACTGCTTGGATGGAACAAGTTCAAACAGTGCATCCAAAAGG TAAAACAGTAATGGAGTTGCAGCCACTAGTTTTGGAGCAAAACAATAGCAA TGATCACTGTCACATCCAGAGTGTGGAAAGTGGTAGTTCAATTATCTTTGCTGACCTTacctcagaagaaaagaagtcCTGTGACAGTACCAGTCTTAAAAATGTGAATAGAGAATCAGTGCAGAATGTGGATGTGAGGAATGACTTTACAAACAGCAATAGCAAAGAAGGTGAGAAACCAAATAAAGGTGAATTATCCACAGAACTACAAGAAGGCTTTGTAAATAATGATAACAGTTTATCAACTGATATGGACAATCATTCAACATGGGGACCTCATTCCAGTCTGGATCAAGGTGCTAGCACTGAAAGTGAGTCCTGCTCTGAAAGCAAGTCCTGCTCTGAAGGATGCTCCAAAAATGAGGTAGCACTCTGTGGAGAGTTTGAG GTGGAATATCACTTGATGCTTCATATACAAATGCAGTTGTGTGAAATATCCCTGTGGGACTGGATTGCTGACCGTAATAAAAGATGTAACAAAAGATCAGAGGACACTTCTA gTCCATACCATGTCGTGGATGTTCGCTGGACAATGAAGATTTTCCAGGAGGTAGTGGAAGGAGTTTGCTATATCCACAGCATGGGAGTGATGCATCGAGACATTAAA CCTAGAAATATCTTTCTACATGGATCAGATCATCAGGTAAAAATAGGTGATTTTGGATTAGCCTGCAAGGACCTTCTTTGGGATGATGCAGACCAGGGGTTTCTGACAGAACGGATAAATG GACTGACACATACTTCAGGAGTGGGGACCTGCCTCTATGCCTCACCAGAACAACTGCAGGGATCTCACTATGATTTCAAG TCAGACATGTACAGCTTGGGTGTTGTCCTGCTAGAACTCTTCCAACCATTtggaacagaaatggaaagaacAGAAGTCCTTACACATTTAAGGACTGGCCAGATTCCTCCCCCTTTCTACAAGAAATGGCCTACTCAGGCCAAGTACGTGAAACTCCTCACCAGTCCAAGGGCTGCAGAACGCCCGACAGCGCCTCAGCTCCGGGACAGTGAACTCTTCCACACCACAGACCAG GTTATTTCTAACCTCCAACAGAAGGTGAGAcagcaagaagaagaaatagagAAGCTGAGGGAGACAATAAGACAGCTTTCTGAAGAGCAAGATGAACAAACAAGACACGGTTCTCCTGTTTAA
- the PMS2 gene encoding mismatch repair endonuclease PMS2, which translates to MEPAAACPQPAGTIRPIDRRSVHRICSGQVVLNLGTAVKELVENSLDAGATNIEIKLKDHGAELIEVSDNGGGVEEENFEGLTLKHYTSKIQDFSDLMHVETFGFRGEALSSLCALSDVTIFTCHKSAKVGTRLVFDHNGRITQRTPFPRQQGTTVSIQQLFYTLPVRHKEFQRNIKKEYAKMVQLLQAYCIVSKGVRINCTNQIGQGKKSCVISTAGSPSLKENIGAVFGQKQLQSLIPFVQLPPSEAVCEEYGLNPADMPQNLYSIGGFISRCAHGVGRSTTDRQFFFVNQRPCDPAKVVKIVNEVYHLHNKHQYPFVVLNIGVDSECVDINVTPDKRQILLQEEKFLLAILKTSLMEMFGSDVNKLNVNQKLLDIAGNLKKTLPEEAEKPQADTLSDPEAESPSGEGKRIMTLARLRESFSLHQATESHFQSSKKVKEQHSSPRQRLLDTTGGTVKIQKAVLTKKAESGHKLDSKVSIPRRHLRKLEDASDSGFCSISESDAGCSTPEAGSCINSESAVNSEEEFCSTEEQMQKQCLKTAGCSKKSLDCAVQVLGTEPELDQVNDWTDQNKFSQEANNCSPRVKRFKSRNFKSEADDSKAGKYPEVMDTNVDVLVEVKKKIVPLEFSMKVLAEKVKKVIQQQQKNTETENYRRFKAKISPGDNKVAEDELRKEISKEMFAKMEIIGQFNLGFIIAKLNSDLFIIDQHATDEKYNFEMLQQHTVLQGQKLIVPQNLNLTAVNETVLIENLEIFRKNGFDFVINENAPVTQRVKLVSLPTSKNWTFGPQDIDELIFMLSDCPGVMCRPSRVRQMFASRACRKSVMIGTALNVQEMRKLITHMGEIEHPWNCPHGRPTMRHIVSLDLISSQ; encoded by the exons ATGGAGCCGGCTGCGGCCTG cccgcAGCCCGCCGGGACCATCCGGCCCATCGACCGCCGGTCTGTGCATCGCATCTGCTCAGGGCAGGTCGTGCTGAACCTCGGCACTGCCGTGAAAGAGCTGGTGGAGAACAGCCTGGATGCCGGAGCTACCAACATCG AGATAAAGCTTAAAGATCATGGGGCAGAACTGATAGAAGTTTCAGATAATGGAGGTGGAGTGGAAGAGGAAAACTTTGAAGGCTTGA ctctgaaaCATTACACATCAAAGATACAAGATTTTTCTGATCTAATGCATGTTGAAACATTTGGGTTTCGAGGTGAAGCTTTGAGTTCACTGTGTGCATTAAG TGATGTTACCATTTTCACCTGCCATAAGTCAGCAAAGGTTGGGACTCGTTTGGTGTTTGACCACAATGGCAGAATTACTCAGAGGACTCCTTTCCCACGGCAGCAGGGAACCACTGTCAGCATCCAGCAGCTGTTTTATACCTTACCAGTGCGGCATAAAGAGTTCCAAAGGAACATCAAAAAG GAATATGCAAAAATGGTCCAGCTGTTGCAGGCCTACTGTATTGTCTCCAAAGGAGTGAGGATTAACTGCACTAATCAAATTggccaggggaaaaaaagctgtgtgATATCCACTGCTGGAAGTCCCAGTTTAAAGGAGAACATTGGAGCAGTATTTGGACAAAAACAG ttgcagAGCCTTATTCCTTTTGTTCAGCTTCCTCCTAGTGAAGCTGTTTGTGAAGAATATGGACTCAACCCTGCTGACATGCCACAAAATCTTTATAG CATTGGCGGCTTCATCTCCCGCTGTGCTCACGGTGTGGGACGGAGCACGACGGACAGACAGTTCTTCTTTGTCAACCAGCGGCCCTGCGACCCCGCCAAG GTTGTCAAGATTGTGAATGAAGTTTATCACTTACACAATAAACACCAGTATCCATTTGTTGTCCTTAACATTGGGGTAGATTCTG agtgtGTTGACATCAATGTAACTCCTGACAAAAGGCAAATTTTACTTCAGGAGGAAAAGTTTTTATTAGCAATTCTAAAGACTTCTCTGATGGAGATGTTTGGTAGTGATGTTAACAAACTCAATGTCAATCAGAAACTTCTGGACATTGCAG GTAACTTGAAGAAGACACTTCCTGAAGAGGCAGAAAAGCCTCAGGCAGACACGCTGTCTGACCCTGAGGCTGAAAGTCCAAGTGGTGAAGGCAAAAGAATAATGACTCTTGCCAGATTAAGGGAGTCATTCTCTCTCCATCAAGCAACAGAAAGTCATTTTCAAAGCTCTAAAAAGGTAAAAGAGCAGCACAGTTCCCCTAGACAAAGGTTACTCGATACCACTGGGGGCACTGTAAAGATTCAAAAGGCTGTCTTGACTAAGAAGGCTGAAAGTGGTCATAAGTTGGACTCAAAGGTGTCAATTCCAAGGAGACACTTGAGAAAATTAGAAGATGCTTCAGATTCTGGATTCTGTAGTATTTCAGAGTCAGATGCTGGATGTAGCACACCAGAAGCTGGAAGCTGCATCAACAGTGAAAGTGCAGTTAATTCTGAGGAAGAATTCTGTAGCACAGAAGAACAGATGCAGAAGCAATGTCTTAAAACTGCTGGATGCAGTAAGAAATCATTGGACTGTGCTGTTCAGGTCTTGGGCACTGAACCTGAGCTGGATCAAGTGAATGACTGGACTGATCAAAACAAGTTCTCTCAAGAAGCCAATAATTGTTCCCCAAGAGTAAAAcgttttaaaagcagaaattttaaaagtgaagcAGATGATTCCAAGGCAGGTAAATATCCTGAAGTGATGGACACTAATGTTGATGTACTGGTggaagttaaaaagaaaattgtgccTCTTGAATTCTCTATGAAGGTTTTggcagaaaaagtaaaaaaggtaatacagcaacaacagaaaaatacagaaactgaaaattacagaagatttaaagcaaaaattagtCCTGGGGACAATAAAGTAGCAGAAGATGAATTAAGAAAAGAGATCAG TAAAGAAATGTTTGCAAAAATGGAAATCATTGGCCAGTTCAATTTAGGGTTTATAATAGCAAAGTTGAATTCTGATCTTTTCATAATTGACCAACATGCTACTGATGAGAAATACAACTTTGAGATGTTGCAACAACACACTGTTCTCCAAGGTCAGAAGCTGATAGT gcCTCAAAATCTTAATTTAACAGCAGTAAATGAAACTGTATTGATTGAAAACCtggaaatattcagaaaaaatggCTTTGATTTTGTCATAAATGAAAATG CTCCTGTAACTCAAAGAGTTAAATTGGTATCATTGCCAACAAGCAAAAACTGGACTTTTGGGCCACAAGACATAGATGAGCTGATTTTCATGTTGAGTGACTGCCCTGGAGTGATGTGCAGGCCCTCCAGGGTCAGACAGATGTTTGCTTCTCGAGCTTGCAGGAAGTCT GTGATGATTGGAACTGCACTGAATGTGCAGGAAATGAGAAAACTGATCACCCATATGGGTGAGATTGAGCATCCCTGGAACTGCCCCCATGGAAGGCCTACCATGAGACACATTGTCAGTTTGGACTTGATTTCATCACAATAA